The following are encoded in a window of Chthoniobacterales bacterium genomic DNA:
- a CDS encoding TonB-dependent receptor, whose amino-acid sequence MKSPFRAALITLVAVFFVLPLSLHAQTTSPSPSAAIVERIITLDHPIPVAETESALPVVVYTAGFLQKHGANTPIEGLRELPSFVGTTATENDSNGGNGSAAINLRALGPESTLILINGRRAFALSDINAIAIGSLSRTEILKDGAGVIYGSDAVGGVVNFILINGPGEKPYEGAELFALYGNTTDSDAHVRQVYLKGGVTGLDGKVSIAAAGEYYSRANLYSRDREISRTADLSNDSTGLGFGGLNNNSPTYAGRVSIATAQGGAPAGQLTLINQSTVNVTPASYRAFDVPPGTDPNRFNFRAFTPAIPAVEKAMYFVTGRYKIFGDGLQLYGDILDSHTKQDNGQAGTPFTLSSAAGQGTAGRSEARASQFNPFADNLGSVRYRLQQEFPAASGRRSFFDHDYQRYVAGINGDFDHLRDNAFISRFGYDTGFVYEDFSQNRTDSGDARRSYIRALIAPPGFVNPVAPLPSTPFAGTFNPFIGQFAPITGTAPIYNNTNPTAPQFKTGVPIGTAPYDNSLATLDWTQGGAFYIGHSSFFERDFLYDAKANAHFFPNWWNGGIDAAVGYEHREANSKQIPDVVQASGDQLGFNQQAPLKFRQEVDSWFFEVAIPLITSSMNVPFVRSLDLSLAWRHEEFTDTNLLQTTPPSFSRSASFANDNPDENFGGSPRLALRYQPIPDLVVRASWGQSIRPPDFVELFTPITEVFTPLFGVGFPPLPPPVIASGNPTLKAETTDSYSAGVVWAPKYAPGFTMTADFYQLYTTNLILEPETFAQVLIDQNILAPRQVDPTGAPFCDASIDPVTNIGVVRDANGTVQCVYSPFGNAGKRHVQGLDVTAIYEIPTERWGKFTFSGGWNHFFTWKAQPGTGPYRSFLGNYDNQTLPFVPGAIPWNKGFLRGEWEWRHLDLVATGNYVGDFRDDPAFDNFNYPRDGRRNVPSYLTLDLQLSYEFVKPPPEPAPYVKESKSVTPTAADTSSIWQRLLWGTRLTVGVNNAFDRNPPTVLAAFNDNYDTSLYSIRNRYYYVALTKKF is encoded by the coding sequence GTGAAGTCACCTTTTCGCGCGGCCCTCATCACTCTTGTCGCGGTCTTCTTTGTTTTGCCGCTCAGTCTTCATGCTCAGACTACCTCGCCGAGTCCGTCCGCCGCGATTGTGGAGCGCATAATAACCCTGGACCACCCAATCCCAGTCGCCGAAACCGAATCGGCCTTGCCGGTTGTCGTTTATACGGCGGGCTTCCTACAAAAGCACGGCGCCAATACGCCGATTGAAGGTCTGCGTGAGCTACCTTCCTTCGTCGGCACCACCGCAACGGAAAATGATTCAAACGGTGGCAATGGCAGCGCGGCCATCAACCTTCGCGCTCTGGGTCCGGAAAGCACGCTGATCCTCATTAATGGTCGTCGCGCATTTGCACTCTCCGACATCAACGCCATCGCGATCGGTTCTCTGAGTCGCACGGAGATCCTGAAAGATGGGGCCGGCGTCATTTACGGCTCCGACGCGGTGGGTGGGGTGGTGAACTTCATCCTCATCAATGGGCCCGGGGAAAAGCCCTACGAAGGCGCGGAACTCTTTGCGCTCTATGGCAACACCACGGACTCGGACGCGCATGTGCGCCAAGTTTACCTCAAGGGCGGCGTGACTGGCTTGGATGGCAAAGTCTCCATTGCAGCAGCCGGAGAATATTATTCCCGCGCCAACCTCTATTCGCGGGATCGAGAAATCTCGCGCACCGCCGATCTAAGTAACGATTCTACCGGTCTGGGGTTCGGCGGCCTCAATAACAATAGCCCCACCTATGCTGGCCGCGTCAGCATCGCTACGGCGCAGGGTGGCGCACCTGCGGGACAGCTAACGCTTATCAATCAGAGCACGGTCAATGTTACTCCAGCCAGCTATCGGGCGTTTGATGTTCCTCCCGGCACCGATCCAAACCGGTTCAATTTCCGGGCCTTTACCCCGGCGATTCCCGCCGTCGAGAAGGCGATGTATTTCGTCACCGGCAGATACAAAATCTTTGGCGACGGTCTCCAGCTTTACGGGGACATCCTGGACTCTCACACCAAGCAGGATAACGGTCAGGCCGGCACTCCCTTCACCCTTTCGAGCGCCGCGGGTCAAGGCACCGCCGGCCGGAGTGAAGCGCGCGCGTCCCAGTTCAACCCCTTTGCCGACAATCTCGGTTCGGTCCGATATCGCCTTCAGCAGGAATTCCCCGCTGCCTCTGGTCGCAGATCATTCTTCGACCACGATTATCAGCGTTACGTAGCTGGGATCAACGGAGACTTCGATCATCTTCGCGACAACGCATTCATTAGCCGCTTCGGCTACGACACCGGTTTTGTTTACGAAGATTTCTCCCAGAACCGGACCGATAGTGGCGACGCACGACGCTCTTACATCCGGGCGCTAATCGCTCCGCCAGGATTTGTTAACCCAGTGGCGCCCCTTCCATCCACGCCTTTCGCCGGCACCTTTAACCCGTTCATCGGCCAATTCGCGCCGATTACCGGAACCGCTCCCATCTACAACAACACCAACCCCACCGCTCCTCAGTTCAAGACTGGGGTCCCGATTGGAACCGCGCCCTACGACAACAGTCTGGCGACTCTGGACTGGACGCAGGGAGGCGCTTTCTACATCGGGCACTCGTCCTTCTTCGAGCGCGACTTTCTTTACGATGCCAAGGCCAATGCCCATTTCTTTCCTAATTGGTGGAACGGCGGGATCGATGCCGCCGTCGGTTATGAGCACCGGGAGGCCAATTCAAAACAAATCCCGGACGTCGTCCAGGCGTCCGGCGATCAGCTCGGCTTCAATCAACAGGCCCCGTTGAAGTTCCGGCAGGAAGTCGACTCCTGGTTTTTCGAGGTCGCAATTCCGCTGATTACTTCATCCATGAACGTGCCGTTCGTCCGTTCGCTCGATTTGTCGCTCGCCTGGCGTCACGAGGAATTTACTGACACGAATCTTTTGCAGACAACACCGCCTTCGTTTTCCAGATCGGCCTCCTTTGCGAACGACAATCCCGATGAAAACTTCGGCGGCTCGCCGCGCCTTGCGCTTCGATATCAACCTATTCCGGATCTGGTAGTACGCGCTTCCTGGGGGCAATCGATCCGTCCGCCTGATTTCGTCGAGCTTTTCACGCCCATTACCGAGGTTTTCACCCCGCTTTTTGGAGTAGGCTTCCCTCCTCTGCCTCCCCCTGTGATTGCGAGTGGAAATCCGACCCTCAAAGCCGAGACGACCGACTCCTACTCGGCCGGCGTGGTCTGGGCGCCGAAGTATGCTCCTGGCTTTACGATGACGGCCGACTTTTATCAGCTCTACACCACGAACCTGATTCTGGAGCCTGAGACCTTCGCGCAGGTATTAATTGATCAGAACATCCTGGCACCTCGCCAGGTTGATCCAACTGGCGCTCCTTTCTGCGATGCGAGCATCGATCCCGTCACAAATATCGGCGTAGTCCGGGACGCCAATGGGACTGTCCAGTGCGTCTACTCTCCCTTCGGCAACGCCGGCAAACGCCATGTTCAGGGATTGGACGTGACGGCAATCTATGAGATTCCAACAGAGCGATGGGGTAAATTCACGTTCTCCGGCGGATGGAATCATTTCTTCACCTGGAAGGCGCAGCCCGGGACAGGACCGTACCGCAGCTTTCTCGGAAATTACGACAATCAGACGCTGCCCTTTGTCCCCGGAGCAATCCCTTGGAACAAAGGATTTCTTCGCGGCGAATGGGAATGGAGACATCTCGATCTCGTCGCCACCGGAAATTATGTTGGGGATTTCCGAGATGATCCGGCCTTCGATAATTTTAATTATCCCCGCGACGGACGCCGGAACGTCCCGAGCTACCTCACCCTCGATCTGCAACTGAGCTACGAGTTTGTGAAACCGCCGCCGGAGCCAGCGCCTTATGTGAAAGAGAGCAAGAGCGTCACCCCGACAGCCGCCGACACCTCATCGATCTGGCAACGATTGCTTTGGGGCACGAGATTGACGGTCGGCGTCAACAACGCCTTCGACCGGAATCCACCGACGGTGCTGGCAGCGTTCAACGATAACTACGACACCTCGCTCTACTCGATCCGGAATCGCTACTATTACGTCGCCCTGACCAAGAAGTTCTAG
- a CDS encoding NAD+ synthase, which produces MKIGFAQINPTVGDLSGNFEKIAGAYERLAAAGAELVVTPELAITGYPPQDLVFKSQFVPQNLEVLDKLQARLRNAALLVGFVERNQGRGKPFHNAAALLQPGAPISKTHKSLLPTYDVFDEDRYFEPECDVKPLLLGARKIGVTICEDIWTEHYLPRPLYDLEPVRALVEQGAEIILNLSASPFSLNKPAIRHEMVSALARAHNRPICYCNAVGGNDQLVFDGNSIAVNSSGQLIAQLPGFRTTEAIVDTDAAQSIELKESETPADLFAALSLGVRDYLDKCGFKSAVLGLSGGIDSAVVAAIAVEALGPANVVGVSMPSPYSSQASIDDAVALAKNLGIKCLHVPIGNAFAAFKAQFAEIFAGLPEDTTEENMQARLRGMILMSLSNKFGHIVLSTGNKSELSVGYCTIYGDMAGGLAVISDVPKTMVFQLARWLNSKREIIPVSTIEKPPSAELKPGQKDQDTLPPYDVLDEILRLYVEENLSARDIIAHGFEEKTVRWVQRRVDINEYKREQAAPGIKVTSRAFGVGRRMPIAQRYVD; this is translated from the coding sequence GTGAAGATCGGTTTCGCCCAAATCAATCCGACCGTTGGAGATTTGAGCGGAAACTTTGAGAAAATCGCCGGCGCTTACGAGCGTCTCGCGGCCGCCGGAGCGGAACTCGTCGTTACACCGGAGCTCGCCATAACCGGTTATCCGCCGCAGGACCTCGTCTTCAAATCACAGTTCGTCCCCCAAAATCTCGAGGTCCTCGACAAACTTCAGGCCCGCCTTCGCAACGCCGCGCTTCTCGTCGGTTTTGTCGAGCGCAACCAGGGGCGCGGGAAACCCTTTCACAATGCGGCGGCGCTCCTCCAGCCCGGCGCGCCGATCTCAAAAACCCACAAGTCGCTCCTGCCGACCTACGACGTTTTCGATGAGGACCGCTATTTCGAGCCGGAGTGCGACGTGAAGCCGCTCCTCCTCGGCGCTCGAAAGATCGGCGTGACCATTTGCGAAGATATCTGGACCGAGCATTATCTGCCGCGGCCCCTCTACGACCTCGAGCCGGTCCGGGCCCTCGTGGAACAGGGAGCCGAGATCATTCTCAATCTCAGCGCGTCGCCCTTTAGCCTCAATAAACCGGCGATCCGGCACGAAATGGTGTCGGCGCTAGCCCGGGCCCATAACCGGCCGATCTGTTATTGCAACGCCGTCGGCGGGAACGACCAGCTGGTTTTCGACGGCAACTCGATCGCCGTGAATTCATCGGGCCAATTGATCGCGCAGCTGCCCGGTTTCCGCACTACGGAAGCGATCGTCGATACTGACGCGGCCCAGTCGATCGAATTGAAGGAAAGCGAAACGCCGGCCGATCTGTTCGCGGCGCTTTCGCTCGGCGTCCGCGACTACCTGGACAAGTGCGGTTTCAAATCGGCGGTGCTCGGCTTGAGCGGCGGGATCGATTCCGCGGTGGTGGCGGCGATTGCCGTCGAAGCGCTTGGCCCGGCGAACGTCGTCGGAGTGTCGATGCCGAGCCCTTATTCTTCGCAGGCCAGCATCGATGACGCCGTCGCCCTCGCGAAAAACCTCGGCATCAAATGTCTTCACGTTCCGATCGGGAACGCGTTCGCCGCGTTCAAGGCGCAGTTCGCGGAAATTTTCGCCGGCTTGCCCGAAGACACGACGGAAGAAAACATGCAGGCGCGCCTGCGCGGGATGATCCTGATGTCGCTCTCGAACAAGTTTGGGCACATTGTGCTCAGCACGGGAAATAAGAGCGAGCTGTCGGTCGGCTACTGCACGATCTACGGCGACATGGCCGGCGGCCTCGCGGTGATCAGCGACGTACCGAAGACGATGGTCTTCCAACTGGCGCGCTGGCTCAATTCCAAGCGGGAGATCATTCCGGTTTCCACAATCGAGAAACCGCCCAGCGCCGAGTTGAAACCGGGCCAGAAAGACCAGGACACGCTGCCGCCCTACGACGTCCTCGACGAAATCCTGCGACTCTACGTCGAAGAAAATCTCAGCGCGCGCGACATCATTGCGCACGGCTTCGAGGAAAAGACAGTGCGCTGGGTGCAGCGCCGCGTGGACATCAACGAATACAAACGCGAACAAGCCGCGCCCGGCATCAAGGTAACGAGCCGCGCCTTCGGCGTCGGCCGCCGGATGCCGATCGCGCAGCGTTACGTGGATTAG
- a CDS encoding CAAX prenyl protease-related protein: MDSEREMPHRRKLVAFLLPMAVFIALLTLAAALRKPGAAFWLASPEYWIFPAQTLVCGGILIWFWRDYQTRSPARIPFTVGIGLLVFVLWIAPQQWLGFPSRLTGFNPDTFAGQPVLYWSTILLRFLRLVVVVPLVEEIFWRGFLLRYLVDEKFFRVPFGTFTWLSFAGVTLGFGLAHSMADWVAALITGALYNYVAYRTRNLASCVLAHAVTNLCLGLWIMATRQWGFW; this comes from the coding sequence AGAAATGCCGCACCGGAGAAAGCTAGTCGCGTTCCTGCTGCCGATGGCGGTTTTCATCGCGCTCCTGACCCTCGCGGCGGCGCTGCGCAAACCCGGCGCCGCCTTCTGGCTCGCCTCTCCGGAATATTGGATCTTCCCCGCGCAAACACTCGTTTGTGGGGGAATCTTGATTTGGTTTTGGCGCGATTATCAGACCCGCTCCCCCGCAAGAATTCCCTTCACCGTCGGGATCGGCTTGCTGGTGTTCGTCCTCTGGATCGCACCCCAGCAATGGCTTGGGTTTCCCTCGCGCCTGACCGGTTTCAACCCGGACACCTTTGCGGGCCAGCCAGTCCTGTATTGGTCGACCATCCTGTTGCGATTCCTGCGCCTGGTTGTCGTCGTCCCGCTGGTCGAAGAGATTTTCTGGCGTGGGTTCCTCCTCCGCTACCTGGTCGATGAGAAGTTTTTTCGGGTGCCGTTCGGCACGTTCACCTGGCTTTCCTTCGCGGGCGTGACCCTGGGGTTCGGGTTGGCGCATTCCATGGCGGATTGGGTCGCCGCTCTAATCACCGGAGCGCTATACAATTACGTCGCTTACCGGACCCGGAACCTGGCCTCGTGTGTTCTCGCCCATGCCGTCACCAACCTCTGCCTCGGGCTTTGGATCATGGCCACTCGGCAATGGGGCTTCTGGTAG